TATAAGTATGCAAAGGATTTTTCGCTTGAGGTGGTAGTCATATCTCATTCGGATACATAGGTTGCTCAAAGAGGAGAGAGATAAACTCGGTTTCAATAGTTGTAGACATTGGTCCAATTTGGCGCTTGTGGTTTTGGTGTAGTATTCATGGGATGACCGTAGGGTCTCTTCTTTTTCTACCTTTTTATTCATTTAttcatttttctttttagtttttcatTCTTTTCACTCggctttgtttatttttattttttatgaaatTAGCATTTTCAAATTTCCTAAAATTTCAAAATTCTTGAACTTCTAAAACTCACATCCTTTTTTAATCCATGACATTGATTGAATTTGTGAGTATGTTTGAATTTCGTGAATACATTTTGAGTTCATGAACATTTCATGACATTGGTTGAATTTATGAATGCTTTCCAAACCCGTGAACATTTTTGTTCCAAAATTTAGGAACATATTTTCAAACTCACACACATTTTTAACTCGTGAACTTTTTACAACTCCGCAGACCTTTTTCTATTTAACACAAAAAACGGAGCCGGTCTTTTTTGTGAGACATTAGAACTGTGATATTAAAAGCCGACCGAAAAAAGTGAAGGCGAGCAATCAAATTGAACGTGACCAACCTATCGTGCGCGAGCGCTAGGGACGCTTTGAGGCGCCTTAAGCGCCGGGGAGGCGGGGAGCCCCTATTCGTCAAATAGGTGGCCAGACACACATGGCGGCCCCGACTGGGACGGTCACGTACCCAGCATATACAATTTCTGGTTTCTGGGTTAGCAGTTTTCGTACTGCACCGGTTTCTTTATCTTCATTCAGTTTTTTTGACAAAGTATGGAAAATTATATTAAAAAGTACTAACATCATTTGAGAACATTTTGAATACATGATAAAAGATTTAAATTCTGTTTTTAAATCAGAGCATTTTTCTGGCAAATTCTTACAAGTTTTGAAATTATAATTTTTTAGAAGGTGTTTCTTTGAAATTTCAAAAATTTGCTTGATTTAAAAAAACATGTCAAAATTTTAAATTgccaattattattcaaaattttgagaaaaaagaagagaaaaaccgGAAAACAACAAACAGAAAAAGGCTAAACCAGGCCGGAACCTATAGTCTACTAACACATGtaaaactagatgatgccccgcatGTTGTTGCGGGAATACTTTGCAGTATTTTAGTGAGATTTTGGTTATATGGAACATGAATATTTGAAATAATAGTTTTTAAAATTATATAATGAATAAATTTAATACCAAAATAGAATGAAATtttacatgcatgcatgtttgcatgttgaagtggatttttaatatgcatagttgcatgttgaggCGAGCCTTTTCTATGCATGTTAatgatgaggtggcatgcttgcatgttgaaaaAAATATGTTAGTGGGGACTAGCTATTTAAATATAGAAGATAGCAAACAagattctagaaggttcccaaaactggaTCCTGGGTTGTACACTTGCTACTTACAAATGGGCCGACCCAGTTGCCTCGCTCATTACTGTTATCGCTGTGCGTTTCCTCGAAAGTTTGACGCAAAGGGGAGCTCCTACTCAGCGCTTTAAGCGCCCGTTAGCGCTGCTGGCGCTCGCAGGCGCGGCCTAGCGAGCTGCCTGCGAGGCGTAGCGGGCCGGCCAGAAATCTGCTGAAAAATCCAACGCGATGAAAAAATTACAGAATAAATCAGGTGAAGTGGGAATCGAACTCCTACGCCAATGTCAACAGCACGAAGTGCTAGCCACTAGACCACGCTTGACTTTCTTGCATATAGTGAGGAAACAACTCTACTTAACCCTTTCTTCAGGACAAGTTAATTGACTTGAAAAAACTTTCATCGATTCTGAATTAAAAAAATCTCGAATTTGAAAGTAGTTCACGAGgttatgaaaaaagttcatccaatttgaaTGAAATAAATCACGAATTCAAAAGTAGTTCACTGGgtagttcacggatttgaaaaaaaatcactgaTTCTGCAAAAAGTTCACTGATTCTGGTCGCTGTGCTTGTTTcggtttttcttttgttttatttttccatCTGTTTTAATTTCTGTACCTGTTTTCTCTAGTTTTATTTTTTCCTTTGTTATACTTCGTTTTTTGTTTCTTAAATGGTTTGCCCTATCTTTTTGTTTACGTTGCTTCGCGCATTGGTTTTTTCCTTAAGTTTTATTTTTccattttttcttttgtttctttctccaTTTTCTTCAGGCCTTTTTCAACGCAAATTTACATTTTTTTTGTATATATCAGGTATATTTTTTAATACACATTAATAGTCTGAATTAGTCTTTGGGACGGAGTGGAAAAAAGGGCGGAGACTCTTGAGCTAGGAAAAGGATCCCTTCAAAAGAATTGACCGAAGCTCTGTATGAGGTGAAAATCTCGTTTATATACAGgattaacattttccaaattttTTTTGTTGCTTATTTTCTTTCATGCATATTATATATTTTCCTATgcatcaagaacattttttataAACACAATTAACATTTTAAATATATGATTAATATTTTACTTAAGTATTCTATTGATGTATAATATCTTATATACACATCTTCTACATTTTTTTACACATCAGGTTTTttaatacatatttaacattttaaaATACCTGATTAACATTTTTTCATATTTATGTTTTGATATATACTTTTTCTTCGATTTTTGTTCTATACACCTTTAATATTTTTAAGTGCATGATTAATTTTCATGTTTTTACGTCAAGTGATTTTCTAATATATATAGTTTGAATATTTTCAAATATATAAATGTGAAAAAAGCAAAAATCCAAAACAAAATGTCGAAAAATCAGCGCTTAAGGCCCGGTGCACTGGGCCGGACCATTTGCATAGTCGCGCCCAGAAACATCGGGGAGACGCTGCAGTCATATATCCAACTACATCTTTTGTACACCTTCTACATTTTTTGTACACATCAGGGTCGTTTTTTATACATGACTAGCTAAgtgtccgtgcgttgccacggattaacaaatatatatatacaaAGAGAAAATTCATGTGACATGAGAGTCAAAGGTCATTTCTATGGGATGATATCTCATGGTCATGATCTAGTAGATACATACATCTCGTCATTGTCTTTCTTCCACACTCCATGTCTGAGCTACCACGCGACATTCGACTTCCTTCTCCCACCATGCATGCTTTTATCTCCTATTTCTCCTACCTTTACCTTACATGACAGTATCAAGTTTCTTGTCCAACTATCATAATCTTCTCCAGTAGGGCACCCCCTTAGATTATTACTGACTTGTACATGTTGCAAATAAGATCAACGAAAATGGATACTAAATTTCTAATGAGAAATGAGAATTCAGGGCAATATCTTCCCAAGACAATAATAATTCCAAGACAATCTTTTTATACCTTCTGTCAACATTGGGACACACATTCCACACAATAAGCATGCAATGATGTTGATACTTGATTAATTGTCATTATATGTCTACAGTAAAGATAACTTTACTCAAAACCGCCTAtcttagccaaatcaacaaatctctctcattaatgcaattttctttagaaaacaaataatagattcttgcctatcttagccaaatcaacggatctcttttattaatgcaatttgctttagcaaacaaataatagattctttcctaccttagccaaatcaacggatctctcccattaatgcaatttgctttagcaaacaaataatagattctttcctaccttagccaaatcaatggaTCTCTTCCCGGTTCGCTGGGCGCGTTTCGGTGGGTGGGCGTGGGGGTGGGGGTAATTtgatgaaaataaaccggttgaaaataaacggaTCATGTCTCACTCTTCACTTTCTTTACAATAAACTTCAGAATATCAATCTTGGCGAGTGATCTCGACGGGGTTCAATCGGCGTGGCGCACCGCTGATTCTTTCAGGagtgggtgctgagaggaaggatCCCAAACCTCCATTGTCAATCGGCCAGAGCTGCATCGTCCTTTGGATCAGAGCGTGGACGGGATCAAGACGGTAGGGTTTGAGGAATTTGTAGGACATGAGGGTTTATGGTTGGCAGcacgagaactcacccatatcttggCAGACGGCAGGCCCGAGGTGCGGTCGTGTTCATGCTTCGGGAGCTGCCACATGCTGTCCTCGCCGCCATCAGCGACACCACCGCCATCGCCTGTTGCCACCACTTCAGCGCCACGAGCGTGGGACCGAGGGacgaagggaagggaaggaagtgAATTGACGTACCTATGTTTGGTATATATCACACGAGGAATCAAAACTGGATGCACGTGAAAGCATAGAGATGGGAGAGGAGGACAGAGGAAGGGAAGGGCAAGAGGAACCTGAGGATGTGCGATGAAGGAGCGATGCCAAAACATCACAAAGGGGGACCCGTAGCTCGTCACGTAGCGCGGCCGCCTCATTGCCGGCTGCCACCCCGCGCTACCGCCTCCGTGCGCAGGTTCCGTTCGTGGAGCGTGAGGAGCGCATGACCTGCCTTCACCGCGGCCTGGTCCTCCCCACTATCGTGAAGCTCGCCCGCATCGCCgccccaattgctcaggatgatggATGAAGATCCTGCAACAGCGACGTGGGTGAGGGATGCATCCGACGATGGAGGGATGATTTTCGTGGCTAAACCCTCCCTATCAAAATAACTACTTAAAAAAGGCAAAGATCGATGCATTAGGAAAATTAGGATTTGGAATTGATTATCATAAAACAAAATTTTATTAATTGATAACGTGCTATCGGTACATGCCCGTTTATAACGTGTCTAGTTAGGAAACTTTGGAAAAgttaggaaagtttttattgtgagggtaaaaaaatcaatgtgaggagatatggtggtgggatatgagacgaaaataaaccggacgaaaataaaccagacgaaatataaccagacgaaaataaaccgtggacgcaatcctaccaactgcttcattaggagtagagattaacaTTTTTTCATATTTATGTTTTGATATTTACTTTTTCTTTGAAACATTTTCCTGTACGTGCTGAATATTTCCCAAATGCATGTTTACCATTTTGTATTTTTTTTATGTAAGGTGATTTTCGTAATATATAGTTTGAATATTTCCAATTATAAACAAATGTGAAAAAAGAATGCAAAAACGTTTTTTTGAAAAAACGAAAGAAAAAACGAGCACTTAACGGCGCTTAAGGTGGCGCGCGCTGGGCCGCACCATTGGCATAGTCGCGCCCAGGTATAGCCGATTAGCGTAATGGGCTGTTCGACCCAAGCTCAGTCAACCGGCCCACTTAATCTGGGCCCACCAAGAGCCACTTTAGCCTTCCCGCCACGCCGCCCCCCGTCCTTCCCGCCAAAACCCTCCTCTTATTCCCCTCTTCCCGCCATTCCTCGCCAAACCCTCTCATTTCCCTCCCTTCTCTGGCCCGCGTCTTTCCTCctcgacccgccgccgccgccatggccgccgggaCGAAGACCGTCGACTACGCCGCGGAAAGAGGTATGTTCTCTCACCTCCGCTCGTCCCTCTGGACCGGAAGCCTCTGGAACCGTCTCTCGCGAGCTCTTCCCTCCCGTTCTCGGAAGCTTCTAGAATGAGTTCAGATGGCCGTGTTGCTTATTGGTGTTCGTTTCTCTCCCCTGCAGCGCTCGCCAAGGACTTCCTCACCAACTTCGCCGGCCCGCACGGCGAGCCCAAGTACCAGAACATCCTGGTAATCACCTCTTACCTCGTGTTTCAGGGCCTTTAAGATCCGATATTTATTAGTAATTTCACGCCGATTTGTTGTTAATCCAAGTATTTGACTTCCATTCTCTCCAATTCCAGCAAGACATCGCGAACCGGAAGATCCGCGCCGTCCAGATCGAGCTGGACGACCTGTTCCACGTACGAATTCCCCTCCTCCACGAGATCTAATTCTTTCCAGAGGTATGGTTGCGGGTTCAGTATCTGATATCGGTTGCTTTGCATGCGCAGTACAAGGATGTGGACGAGGAGTTCCTGCAGAGGGTCACCGAGAACACCAAGCGCTACATCGGCATATTCGCCGAGGCCGTGGACGAGCTCATGCCGGAGCCCACGGAGGCCTTCGCTGTCGACGAGGACAGGGACATCTTGATGACGCAGCGCGTGGATGAAGGGGCTGATGGAGGCGCTGACGGCACAGACCCTCTACAGAGGATGCCGCCGGAAATCAAGCGGTTCTTGTGAGTATCTGTGTACTGCCCCTAGAAGTTTCTTGCGCATCTAGGTTTCCATTCATTCTTCTTAAGCAATTTGTCTGGTGGCTATGATTGGCATGATATGTACTGTAGTTCAGTAGCTGGCTATTTAATTATTTGCTGATATCGCAGAACTGAAACTACTTCACAACTGAAACGTGAAGGGAGATCTTTAGGTCTTAGTATTATCTGGCTTTGGTAGAATTTGCTCTGGCAACTGACTGATGTGATTAATGCAAAATTGTTCAGAAACAATATCTGCTTTCATGGATTTGTTATATGACAAGATATTTAAATTTTTTCTAAACATTTGCCATCTTGCATCCTTGCAAAGACTTGTTTTGTGATCTCATAGATGCTTGCAGATACCTAATTCAGTACAAATGATCCATTCGAACAACTGTACAATGTTCTTCTGGTATATCCAGTTGTTTGTTTCTGCTATATTTTGTCTAATATGAAATGTTTTTCACATTCTAGTGAGGTATACATCAAGGCCTTCTCGAAGGTGACACCACTCACCCTTAGGCAAGTGAAGGCATCCCACATTGGGCAGCTTGTGAAAATATCTGGAATTGTCACTCGCTGCTCGGATGTGAAGCCCTTGATGCAGGTGGCGGTTTATACATGTGAAGAGTGCGGTTTTGAGATATACCAGGTACTACATCTTGATTTAGGTTCTTGTTTCTGATATGCCTATTTGTCAAACCCTTGTAACAGACCTCCCTATAACAGACCTCCCTATTTTGCATATTATTTATCTCAGTACATATAGTGAAATGCAATATTTGTGAGTACTGAGCTGTACAACTAGTGCTGAAGTTCTATTTGTTGCTATGAATGTGGCAGGAAGTGACTGCTAGAGTCTTTATGCCTCTCTTTGAGTGCCCATCCCAACGATGCAAGCTGAACAAAGCAAAGGGGAATTTGATCCTTCAACTGCGAGCATCAAAATTCCTTAAGTTTCAGGAGGTAATATTGCTTCTCCACAGTCCAGTGGACAAACCTAACTCTATTTAATGGTGaaaaacttggcaaaatgaaatcaTATTCATACTCCCTCTTAACTGCAAAACTGTAACCTTTTCTTGCAGGTGAAGCTCCAAGAACTTGCAGAGCATGTACCAAAGGGCCACATCCCACGTTCTCTAACTGCTCATCTCAGAGGAGAGCTGACAAGAAAAGTAAATCAAATGGCCACTATTTTTTTTTGCTTTGAGTAACTCTCTTTTGCTTAAGGCCATGTAAATCACGATATCTGCTTTTTGCTTACATCAATGCATTTTTATATGTTCCATTACATCCATGTGTTGATTCCATACAAAGTTGGATTTCTGTTATTCAGTTTCCAGTAACTTCTAAGCTCAGAAATGATATTAAAAGCTCATGAATGAAGAACTCAGTAATCTTCCCAAATGCTATTTGTTGAAATCCTATGATCATTAATAAGTACTAAACGTTGCCATTATCAGGTGGCACCTGGAGACGTGGTTGAGATGTCTGGTGTTTTCCTCCCCATGCCTTACTTTGGATTCCGGGCCATGCGGGCAGGATTGGTTGCTGATACCTATTTGGAAGCAATGTCTATTACCCAtttcaagaagaaatatgaagAGTAAAGCCTATGATCTTATTTCCATGGATCCTAACCCTATCTACCTTGCCTGTGGCACCATTTGATGTTAGAAATTGCTATAAACTATTGCAGGTATGAACTTAAGGGTGATGAGCAGGAACAAATTGACCGATTGGCTGAGGATGGTGATATCTACAGTAAGCTATCAAAATCATTGGCACCTGAAATATTTGGGCATGAAGACGTGAAAAAGGCATTGTTGTTGCTACTCGTTGGTGCACCTCATCGGAAGCTTGGAGATGGCATGAAGGTATGCCTCCTATTGGTAGTTTGAATGTCTTGCACCgaatgatatattttttcttttctgcccaCTCAAAATTAACTGTGTACTTGCAGATCAGAGGAGATCTGCACATATGCCTGATGGGAGATCCTGGTGTTGCAAAGAGTCAACTTCTAAAGCATATTATCAATGTTGCTCCAAGAGGAGTGTATACCACAGGGCGTGGGAGCAGTGGTGTTGGTCTTACTGCTGCTGTCCAGAAAGATCCAGTTACAAATGAGTTTGTCCTTGAGGGAGGGGCACTGGTAAGATTTAGATCTTATGGTGATGACATTTGCACTGTATTCTCTTAGCGTTGGTTCGGTTGTAAACTTGTAATCAAGTCTTTCTGTTTTAGTTTCTGATTTGAGCTGTTTAAAAACCTGTTGAATAACAGTTTCATTGACAGCAGATAAGATTTCTGCTTTGTTGGTAAAAACATTCCACTCCAATCTTAGGGAATTGCATTCATGCAGAAAACACTTCATTTGATGCATAACAGCATCTCAAATAATCATAATTCTCATATTGCACTTTTGGGTTTCAGGTACTGGCGGATATGGGTATCTGTGCAATAGATGAGTTTGACAAGATGGAAGAGTCTGACAGGACAGCAATTCATGAGGTGATGGAGCAGCAAACAGTTAGCATTGCCAAGGCTGGCATCACCACCTCTCTTAATGCAAGGACTGCAGTTCTTGCTGCTGCAAATCCAGCATGGTAAGAGTTGATCTGAACATTTACTTCTAGAAAATGGCTTGGAAAATATGGTGATTGTAACGGAGGCAATTGTTTTCAACTATTCAGGGGAAGGTATGATATGAGGAGGACTCCAGCTGAGAACATAAATCTTCCTCCAGCACTTCTCTCACGTTTCGACCTCCTTTGGTTGATCCTGGATCGTGCGGACATGGAAAATGATCTTGAAATGGCAAGACATGTTGTTCATGTACACCAAAATCTTGAATCGCCAGCACTTGGGTTCACAGCACTTGAACCATCTGTTCTTAGGCAAGTACAGTCTTCAAGCATGTTACATTAAGTTTTTACCTTGTTGAATCTTGAAATCAGTTTAGTATATATACTAAGGGTAATTAAATAATATCTAGCAAGCTGAAATAAAAGCTTATGTAGTGTTTTACTCTCTTTGCCTTCTTGCTGTTCATGGTTTAAGAATAGTCTTGGCCTGACTGCAGGGCATACATATCTGCTGCAAGAAGAGTCACTCCTTCTGTTCCTCGAGATCTTGAGGAATACATTGCAACTGCCTATTCAAGCATTCGCCAAGAGGAAGCCAAGTCAAATGCACCTCATTCTTACACAACCATTAGGACACTTCTGAGCATAGTCCGCATTTCGATTGTAAGTGAACTTAATACCCTGCTTTTCTGTACTGTGACCACCAGGTTATGAAAATCTGTATTTTTTTTAACATGATCTTGGTTTATTTCAGGCCTTGGCAAGACTTCGATTTTCAGAAACTGTTGCCCAGAGCGATGTTGATGAAGCACTGCGCCTGATGCAGATGTCAAAGTACTCGCTCTACTCTAATGACCGCCAGCGGTCTGGCCTGGATGCGATCTCTGACATATACTCCATCCTGAGAGATGAAGCAGCAAGGACCAGCAGCATGGATGTGAAATATGGTCATGCTCTTAACCTGATCTCCAGAAAGGTACAATCTCTACCTACGCCTACATTAACTGGTACCACCATTTTGCTGGGCCATGATTGCTAACAGAAATTCTCTCCTGCTTGAATGTTTGTGAAAACAGGGATACAGTGAGGCTCAGCTGAAGGAGTGCCTGGAGGAGTATGCATCCTTGAACGTGTGGCAGATCCACCCAAGCACCTTTGACATCCACTTCATCGACGCCTGATCCGGGAAGTGAACATTCCATCATAATCAGATGATTGTGATGTGCGACTAGGGTGTCTTATGCCCTTGTCTGGGATCTAACAAGATTGAAAGACTTCAGTGATAGCGAGAAATGTACTAGTCTAGTAGAGCCGTTGCTATTTGTTCCTGTGAACCATACAGGAGCCTTTCTCCTTCTTCAGCAATATCATTGGTTGACACTGGAGTGTAGTATATGTAACTCTGTTATGTTTGTTTACCCATTAGTTGTATGCTTTCCGACAATGATGAATTTGTGCTGCTCTATTGGTGCTAAAGACTATTTAAGCCGATTCTCATGGAATTGCTTGGAGGATGAAAGCTTGGTTGGCATTTCTGGTTGGATTTTTGTTTTTGCAGCTGAATATATGTATATTATGTTATAAGTTGGGTTTAGAAAAGTTATATGCTTCTTTTTCTAAGAAAGGAGGATGCCTGTAGtaattactccctcctttccataaTTCTTGTCATGGTTTTAGTTTAAAACTAAAACCATGACAAGAATTACGGAACCGAGGGAGTAACATTTAGCTGCCCTAAAAAAGAGACTTGCACAGGACAAAATTGTTTGTGGAATTTACTTAAAAATAATACATAGATGAACAGTCTGTGCAGAAATACATAGAAATTGAAATTCTTAGAAAGTGCTGAAACGTTGGGGGATGCATCTTGTCTCCGGGCTGCATTCTGTCCAATGCGCCTTGTCCATCTCATGATTTTCATCTCGAAGGCTTAGGAGAACTGCCCTGGTCTCAGCACCACCAGAGACAAGAGACTTGAAAGCTCCGCTTTGAGACATATTTGGTAGAAAGAGATGAGCGCTCACACATGTTACCTGAAACCTGAGCTTCGAGACATATGCGGCACAAGAACCGTTAAGGCTACTGGAACTCAAATCAACATGCCGGTGAGCACCATGTGtacagtttttttgtttttgtttcgaaaAGCACGGTGTGCAGATGGACTTCTGTTTGTGAATATTGAAGATCTCCATGTTTTTTACCCCAAACTGCAGGAATTTCATCCCACAGTGATTTTTATAAATTTCCAGAATAATGAGTTATGTACAAGAAAGAATAAAAAAGAATGTAAGAAAGAGGAAGAAGCTAATGAACAAAGGGAGAGCCTCTGAACTGTGAACTATCTAAAAGCCAAAACCCAATCTGAAAGTGTTGTGCACGCATGAAGACTAGGAGTGACCCCCCCTCCTTGTGCTCCATATCACCCATGAGATGAGATAATTATATCCATAGCAAAAGGAAGATGAATCACATCTTTGAGGGACTGCAGCTTTTGTAAAGTCGCATTGAGAAAACAAATGGTCCCTTCTTTCAACCACATATTGATCACACAACACACATGTATAATCTTCAATGAAAAAGTTCTTCCCCAGGAGGAGTTCTCATGTTGAAACGATTATGAATGAGAAGCCAAAAGAAGATGTTATGCTTGAGCTGTGTGCAAGTTTTCCAAAGCCAGGAGATGGCAGGAATTGGGTTGGCTTGACCAAGCAGAATTTGGTAAGCATTTGCCACCCTGAAGACTTTTGAAACAACAGGGAATTGCCAAACATCAGACTTGCGAAAGGCTAAACCATACTATCCGTGCGTCATACGTCCAGACAAGCATTAATGCAGGCTTATCAAATCTCAGAACATAGCAATAGCTCTAGGCTTCCATCCTAAATCTGAGCAAAACTACTACAACTTCTGTTTTGGACCATGCAAAATAGCTTTAGGCTAATGAAGTCTCAGAACATAGCAAAATAGTAACTCAAGACTAG
Above is a window of Triticum dicoccoides isolate Atlit2015 ecotype Zavitan chromosome 5B, WEW_v2.0, whole genome shotgun sequence DNA encoding:
- the LOC119307815 gene encoding DNA replication licensing factor MCM7-like; protein product: MAAGTKTVDYAAERALAKDFLTNFAGPHGEPKYQNILQDIANRKIRAVQIELDDLFHYKDVDEEFLQRVTENTKRYIGIFAEAVDELMPEPTEAFAVDEDRDILMTQRVDEGADGGADGTDPLQRMPPEIKRFFEVYIKAFSKVTPLTLRQVKASHIGQLVKISGIVTRCSDVKPLMQVAVYTCEECGFEIYQEVTARVFMPLFECPSQRCKLNKAKGNLILQLRASKFLKFQEVKLQELAEHVPKGHIPRSLTAHLRGELTRKVAPGDVVEMSGVFLPMPYFGFRAMRAGLVADTYLEAMSITHFKKKYEEYELKGDEQEQIDRLAEDGDIYSKLSKSLAPEIFGHEDVKKALLLLLVGAPHRKLGDGMKIRGDLHICLMGDPGVAKSQLLKHIINVAPRGVYTTGRGSSGVGLTAAVQKDPVTNEFVLEGGALVLADMGICAIDEFDKMEESDRTAIHEVMEQQTVSIAKAGITTSLNARTAVLAAANPAWGRYDMRRTPAENINLPPALLSRFDLLWLILDRADMENDLEMARHVVHVHQNLESPALGFTALEPSVLRAYISAARRVTPSVPRDLEEYIATAYSSIRQEEAKSNAPHSYTTIRTLLSIVRISIALARLRFSETVAQSDVDEALRLMQMSKYSLYSNDRQRSGLDAISDIYSILRDEAARTSSMDVKYGHALNLISRKGYSEAQLKECLEEYASLNVWQIHPSTFDIHFIDA